In the Bacillus solimangrovi genome, one interval contains:
- the rpoN gene encoding RNA polymerase factor sigma-54, with amino-acid sequence MELGLFQQQTLKLVMTTELRQAITLLQYSAMDLTEYLQEQSLENPLIELKEPLWEQGFYKSTHKHESDVNPLDFVSNEHRTLQDDLLTQIRLLHLVEGDYPIIRYMILLLDENGYFHEDLELVAEKFSVGYEYVEELLKCLQTLDPIGVGARSLGECLYLQLKNNDKIEEIALEIVLNDLELLADKKWKQIVKKYGVSLPYIQTIYDSLKTLNPRPGSSYNTSISNYIVPELAVQEDEGMFSVSFNDQSLPQISVNEKYQGYLKGTKQDDLTKYVADKYQQVMWLQKSIEQRRLTLLKVMITIIEKQPNFFKKGPKYLKPMTLKDVAEETELHESTVSRATTGKYVQTPHGVFELKVFFSSSIPMSQGGDTSSTEVKNELKQLIDDEDKKKPLSDQRLVELLKDKHGFVVSRRTVAKYRDQLKIPASSKRRRYDD; translated from the coding sequence GTGGAATTAGGTCTCTTTCAACAACAAACTTTGAAACTGGTGATGACAACTGAACTTCGTCAAGCTATTACATTACTACAGTATTCAGCTATGGATTTGACTGAATATCTTCAGGAACAATCGTTAGAAAATCCCCTTATTGAATTAAAAGAGCCATTGTGGGAGCAAGGTTTTTACAAAAGTACACACAAGCATGAATCCGATGTAAATCCACTAGACTTCGTAAGTAATGAACATCGAACGCTTCAAGATGATTTATTAACTCAAATTCGTCTTTTGCACTTAGTTGAAGGCGATTATCCGATTATTAGATATATGATATTATTATTAGATGAAAATGGTTATTTTCATGAAGATTTAGAGCTAGTAGCGGAGAAATTTTCTGTTGGTTATGAATATGTAGAGGAATTGTTAAAATGCTTACAAACATTAGACCCGATCGGTGTCGGTGCGAGAAGCTTAGGTGAATGTCTATACCTTCAACTGAAAAATAACGATAAAATAGAAGAAATTGCATTGGAAATTGTACTCAATGACTTAGAATTATTAGCAGATAAGAAGTGGAAGCAAATAGTTAAGAAATATGGCGTTTCATTGCCTTATATTCAGACGATATATGATTCTTTGAAGACATTGAATCCACGCCCTGGATCGTCCTATAACACATCTATCTCAAATTATATTGTGCCTGAGTTAGCGGTACAAGAGGATGAAGGTATGTTCTCAGTATCATTTAACGATCAAAGTTTGCCGCAAATATCTGTAAATGAGAAGTATCAGGGATATCTAAAAGGAACAAAACAAGACGATCTTACAAAATACGTAGCTGATAAATATCAGCAAGTCATGTGGTTGCAAAAAAGTATCGAGCAGAGACGGTTAACGTTATTGAAAGTCATGATAACAATTATTGAGAAGCAACCGAACTTTTTTAAAAAGGGACCAAAGTATCTAAAACCGATGACATTAAAAGATGTAGCAGAAGAAACTGAGCTGCATGAATCGACAGTAAGTCGCGCAACTACTGGTAAGTATGTTCAAACGCCACATGGGGTCTTTGAGTTGAAAGTGTTTTTTTCATCTTCGATTCCAATGAGTCAAGGTGGGGATACATCATCTACCGAAGTGAAAAATGAGTTAAAACAATTAATCGATGATGAAGATAAAAAGAAACCACTCTCAGATCAGCGGTTAGTAGAATTGTTGAAAGATAAACATGGGTTTGTTGTATCAAGGCGAACGGTTGCCAAATATCGAGATCAACTAAAAATTCCAGCTAGTTCTAAACGCAGGCGTTATGATGATTAA
- a CDS encoding glutaredoxin family protein, producing the protein MKVVMYSRKQCPLCEKAKIQLLALQTEFQFEFEEVDIYENDSLLERYQLMIPVVEINGEEVEYGQIVKENIRKRLLKKMM; encoded by the coding sequence ATGAAAGTTGTGATGTATTCACGCAAACAATGTCCACTCTGTGAAAAAGCTAAGATACAGTTATTGGCTCTACAAACAGAGTTTCAATTTGAATTTGAAGAAGTAGATATTTATGAGAATGACAGTTTATTAGAGCGATATCAATTAATGATACCGGTCGTTGAAATTAATGGTGAAGAAGTGGAATATGGACAAATTGTGAAAGAGAACATAAGAAAACGCTTACTTAAAAAAATGATGTAG
- a CDS encoding sugar-binding transcriptional regulator: protein MKSLLDVQQKLLPELLEVMQKRYRILQYIRFMQPIGRRNLAAYLGVTERVLRSEVSFLKDQGLLKVSSSGMELKEDGQKLLLQLEDIMKEVLGLSGLEKRLKEILKLERVIVVSGNSDTEDLTKLEMGRASVACMKTYYEEENTIAVTGGTTMAAVAEMMTPDLKGKKQFFVPARGGIGENVKNQANTICAKMAEQAGGEYRLLHVPDQLSEQTYRSILAENSVKEVVDLIKSSTMVVHGIGEGLMMAERRKTDMHDIAKLRQSKAVAEAFGYYFNSEGEVVHHVTTVGIQLEDLKNIQSVIAVAGGTSKAEAIYAYLKQGTSKVLVTDEQAALKIIEINKKK from the coding sequence ATGAAATCATTACTTGATGTCCAACAAAAATTGTTACCTGAATTATTAGAAGTTATGCAAAAGCGCTACCGAATTTTGCAATACATTCGGTTTATGCAACCAATTGGACGAAGAAACTTGGCAGCCTATTTAGGTGTAACAGAACGAGTGCTTCGTTCAGAAGTAAGCTTCCTTAAGGATCAGGGACTTCTAAAAGTTTCTTCAAGTGGAATGGAATTAAAGGAAGATGGACAAAAACTGCTACTACAGCTTGAAGATATTATGAAAGAAGTTCTTGGATTAAGCGGTTTAGAAAAAAGACTTAAGGAAATATTAAAGTTGGAACGCGTAATTGTTGTTTCAGGTAATAGCGACACAGAAGATTTAACAAAGCTAGAAATGGGTCGTGCATCTGTCGCATGTATGAAAACGTACTATGAAGAAGAAAATACAATAGCAGTGACAGGTGGAACAACAATGGCAGCTGTTGCAGAAATGATGACCCCTGATTTAAAAGGAAAGAAACAATTCTTCGTTCCTGCAAGAGGTGGAATAGGAGAAAATGTAAAAAATCAGGCAAACACAATTTGTGCAAAAATGGCTGAGCAAGCAGGCGGTGAATACCGATTGTTACATGTCCCAGATCAGTTAAGTGAGCAAACTTACAGGTCAATTCTTGCAGAGAATTCTGTGAAAGAAGTTGTTGATTTAATTAAATCTTCAACAATGGTGGTTCATGGTATAGGAGAAGGCTTGATGATGGCGGAAAGGCGTAAAACAGATATGCATGATATTGCTAAACTCCGTCAAAGTAAGGCTGTTGCTGAAGCATTTGGATATTACTTTAACAGTGAAGGAGAAGTTGTACATCATGTTACAACAGTAGGAATCCAGCTTGAAGATTTAAAAAATATTCAATCTGTAATTGCTGTTGCAGGAGGTACATCCAAAGCAGAAGCCATTTATGCTTATCTAAAGCAAGGAACAAGCAAAGTCCTTGTAACTGATGAACAGGCTGCATTAAAGATAATAGAAATCAATAAAAAGAAATAA
- the gap gene encoding type I glyceraldehyde-3-phosphate dehydrogenase, translating to MAVKIGINGFGRIGRVVFRAALKNPNVEVVAVNDLTDANMLAHLLQYDSIHGKLDAKVEVNGNNLVVDGQEIVVKAERDPANLGWGDLGVEVVVESTGRFTARNDAAKHLEAGAKKVVISAPATDEDISVVLGVNEESYDPANHHVISNASCTTNCLAPFAKVLNDKFGLKRGMMTTVHSYTNDQQILDLPHKDYRRARAAAESIIPTTTGAAKAVAKVLPELKGKLNGMAMRVPTPNVSLVDLVAELDTNVTAEDVNAALKEAAEGPLKGVLSYNDLPLVSRDYNGDPSSSTVDGLSTMVLEDNMVKVVSWYDNESGYSHRVVDLVDYIGSKGL from the coding sequence ATGGCAGTAAAAATTGGTATTAATGGATTTGGTCGTATTGGACGTGTTGTATTCCGAGCAGCACTTAAAAACCCTAACGTAGAGGTTGTAGCGGTAAACGACTTAACTGATGCAAATATGCTAGCACACCTTTTACAATATGATTCAATACACGGAAAGTTAGATGCAAAAGTAGAAGTTAATGGTAATAACCTAGTAGTAGATGGACAAGAAATTGTCGTTAAAGCAGAACGTGACCCAGCAAACCTTGGTTGGGGAGATTTAGGTGTAGAAGTAGTTGTTGAATCTACTGGACGTTTCACTGCACGTAATGATGCTGCGAAACATCTTGAAGCAGGTGCAAAGAAAGTTGTTATCTCTGCTCCAGCAACTGATGAAGATATTTCTGTTGTATTAGGTGTTAACGAAGAATCTTATGATCCAGCAAATCATCACGTAATCTCAAATGCTTCTTGTACTACAAACTGCTTAGCACCATTTGCGAAAGTTCTTAATGATAAATTCGGTCTAAAACGCGGTATGATGACAACAGTTCACTCATATACAAATGATCAACAAATCTTAGACCTTCCACATAAAGATTACCGTCGTGCACGTGCAGCAGCAGAATCAATCATTCCAACAACTACTGGTGCAGCGAAAGCAGTTGCAAAAGTTCTTCCTGAACTAAAAGGAAAACTTAATGGTATGGCAATGCGTGTACCTACACCAAACGTATCACTTGTAGACCTTGTTGCTGAACTTGATACAAACGTTACAGCTGAAGATGTAAATGCAGCATTAAAAGAAGCTGCTGAAGGTCCTTTGAAAGGTGTTCTTTCATACAATGATTTGCCATTAGTATCTCGTGACTACAATGGTGATCCTTCTTCTTCAACTGTTGATGGTTTATCAACGATGGTATTAGAAGATAATATGGTTAAAGTTGTATCTTGGTACGATAACGAGAGTGGTTATTCTCACCGCGTAGTAGACCTTGTAGATTATATCGGAAGTAAAGGCCTGTAA
- a CDS encoding phosphoglycerate kinase — translation MDKQTIRDIEVKGKRVFCRVDFNVPMSEGKVTDDTRIRAALPTIKHLTEQGAKVILASHLGRPKGAVVEELRLDAAAERLGALLNQEVAKVNEAVGAEVEQAISKMEEGDVLLLENVRFYPGEKKNDPEFAKQLASLADIYVNDAFGAAHRAHASTAGVAEHLPAVAGFLMEKELEVLGKALSNPERPFTAIIGGAKVKDKIGVIDHLLDKVDNLIIGGGLAYTFIKAQGHDVGQSLLEEDKIELAKEFMAKAKEKGVNFYMPVDGVVANEFSPDAKTDVVSIDSIPSDWEALDIGPKTVETYKDVIQGSKLVIWNGPMGVFEFDKFANGTKGVAEALAEAKDTYSVIGGGDSAAAVEKFNLADKMSHISTGGGASLEFMEGKILPGVAALNDK, via the coding sequence ATGGACAAACAGACGATTCGCGATATTGAAGTCAAAGGGAAAAGGGTCTTTTGCCGTGTTGATTTCAATGTGCCAATGAGCGAAGGTAAAGTAACGGATGATACACGTATCCGAGCTGCTTTACCGACAATCAAACATCTTACAGAGCAAGGTGCAAAAGTCATTCTTGCAAGTCATCTTGGACGTCCAAAGGGAGCGGTAGTTGAAGAACTTCGTTTGGATGCAGCAGCGGAACGTTTAGGTGCCCTTCTTAATCAAGAAGTTGCCAAGGTTAACGAAGCAGTTGGAGCGGAAGTTGAGCAAGCAATTTCTAAAATGGAAGAAGGGGATGTTCTTCTATTAGAAAACGTTCGTTTCTATCCTGGTGAGAAGAAAAATGACCCTGAATTCGCTAAGCAGTTAGCTTCACTTGCCGATATCTATGTGAATGATGCGTTTGGTGCTGCACATCGTGCACATGCATCAACAGCAGGTGTTGCAGAACATCTTCCAGCAGTTGCAGGCTTTTTAATGGAGAAGGAATTAGAAGTGCTTGGTAAGGCATTATCTAATCCTGAGCGTCCTTTTACAGCCATTATTGGTGGAGCTAAAGTAAAAGATAAGATCGGCGTTATTGATCACCTATTAGATAAAGTTGATAACTTAATCATTGGTGGCGGTCTTGCATACACATTCATTAAGGCGCAAGGTCATGATGTTGGTCAATCACTTCTAGAAGAAGATAAGATTGAACTTGCAAAAGAATTCATGGCAAAAGCGAAAGAGAAAGGCGTTAACTTCTATATGCCTGTTGATGGTGTTGTTGCGAATGAATTTTCACCTGATGCCAAAACAGATGTAGTTTCTATTGACTCAATTCCTAGTGATTGGGAAGCACTTGATATTGGTCCAAAAACAGTTGAGACGTATAAAGATGTTATACAAGGTTCCAAGTTAGTTATTTGGAATGGACCAATGGGAGTATTTGAGTTTGACAAATTTGCGAACGGTACAAAAGGTGTGGCAGAAGCGCTTGCAGAAGCGAAAGACACATATTCCGTAATCGGTGGAGGCGACTCAGCTGCAGCAGTAGAAAAGTTCAACTTAGCTGATAAAATGAGCCATATTTCTACTGGTGGCGGTGCTTCTCTAGAGTTCATGGAAGGGAAAATTCTTCCGGGTGTAGCAGCGTTGAACGACAAATAA
- the tpiA gene encoding triose-phosphate isomerase yields MRKPIIAGNWKMNKTLSEATDFAATVKSQIPSSEYVDSVVCAPALFLGQLVNDAKGTDLKVGAQNMHFEDNGAYTGEISPVALKDIGADYVIIGHSERREMFAETDETVNKKAHASFKHDLLPIICVGETLEERESNKTNELVGAQVEKALAGLTEEQVEKAIIAYEPIWAIGTGKSSSAQDADEVCGHVRQTVANKFSEDTANKVRIQYGGSVKPSNIKEYMAQPNIDGALVGGASLEPGSFLELLEAVNNG; encoded by the coding sequence ATGCGTAAACCGATTATTGCTGGTAACTGGAAAATGAATAAAACGTTATCTGAAGCAACGGATTTCGCAGCAACTGTGAAGAGCCAAATCCCAAGCTCTGAGTATGTTGATTCTGTAGTATGTGCTCCAGCACTTTTCTTAGGACAACTTGTAAATGATGCAAAGGGAACAGACTTAAAAGTTGGTGCGCAAAATATGCATTTTGAAGATAATGGTGCTTATACTGGGGAAATTAGTCCAGTTGCACTAAAAGACATCGGTGCAGACTACGTCATCATTGGTCATTCTGAACGCCGTGAAATGTTTGCTGAGACAGATGAAACTGTTAATAAAAAAGCGCATGCAAGCTTTAAGCATGATTTATTACCTATCATTTGTGTTGGGGAAACTCTTGAAGAGCGTGAAAGTAACAAGACGAATGAGCTTGTAGGTGCTCAAGTTGAGAAGGCGTTGGCTGGTTTAACTGAAGAACAAGTTGAAAAAGCTATCATTGCATATGAACCAATTTGGGCAATTGGTACAGGTAAGTCTTCTTCAGCTCAAGATGCAGATGAAGTTTGTGGACATGTTCGTCAAACTGTTGCAAACAAATTCTCAGAAGATACAGCTAACAAAGTTCGCATTCAATATGGTGGTAGTGTGAAACCAAGCAATATTAAAGAATATATGGCTCAACCAAACATCGATGGAGCTCTTGTAGGTGGTGCAAGTTTAGAACCTGGATCATTCCTTGAGCTTTTGGAGGCAGTCAACAATGGCTAA
- the gpmI gene encoding 2,3-bisphosphoglycerate-independent phosphoglycerate mutase yields MAKKPHALIILDGFGLRDETKGNAVTQANTTNFDRLWNQYPHSTLTASGEAVGLPEGQMGNSEVGHLNIGAGRIVYQSLTRVNKSIRMGDFFENDTFNDAMDHVKEKGKALHIFGLLSDGGIHSHINHMFALLKLASEKGLEKVYIHGFLDGRDVGPQTAKTYIKQAQEKMDEYGVGEIATISGRYYSMDRDKRWDRVEKSYRAMVYGEGPSYTNPIELVDDSYENGIYDEFVLPSVITKEDGTPVATIEEEDAVIFYNFRPDRAIQISRAFTNKDFRDFDRGENAPKDVHFVCLTQFSETVDGYVAFKPANLDNTCGEVLSQNGLKQLRIAETEKYPHVTFFFSGGREAEFPGEERILIDSPKVATYDLKPEMSAYEVTDALVNEIEADKHDAIILNFANPDMVGHSGMLEPTIKAIEAVDECLGRVIEAIQAKDGVAIITADHGNADEVITLEGNPMTAHTTNPVPVIVTKEGIELRNDGILGDLSPTLLDLLNVELPEEMTGQSLIKK; encoded by the coding sequence ATGGCTAAAAAACCACATGCGTTAATTATTTTAGATGGTTTTGGTTTGCGTGATGAGACAAAAGGAAACGCGGTTACTCAAGCAAACACAACGAATTTTGATCGATTGTGGAATCAATACCCACATTCTACTCTTACAGCAAGCGGGGAAGCTGTAGGATTACCAGAAGGTCAAATGGGAAACTCTGAAGTTGGACATCTGAATATTGGCGCTGGACGCATCGTTTATCAAAGTTTGACAAGAGTGAATAAATCAATTCGTATGGGTGACTTTTTTGAAAATGATACATTCAACGACGCAATGGATCATGTAAAAGAAAAAGGGAAAGCACTCCACATTTTTGGGTTGTTATCAGATGGTGGAATTCACAGTCATATTAACCATATGTTTGCTTTATTAAAATTAGCTTCTGAAAAAGGACTTGAAAAGGTTTATATTCATGGTTTTTTAGATGGACGAGATGTTGGTCCTCAAACAGCTAAAACTTACATTAAGCAAGCCCAAGAAAAAATGGATGAATATGGTGTAGGTGAAATTGCAACAATTTCAGGACGTTATTATTCAATGGATCGTGATAAACGTTGGGATCGTGTAGAAAAATCATATCGGGCAATGGTTTACGGTGAGGGACCGTCATACACAAACCCAATTGAGCTTGTTGATGATTCATATGAGAATGGCATCTATGATGAGTTTGTTCTACCTTCAGTTATTACGAAAGAAGACGGAACACCAGTAGCAACGATAGAAGAGGAAGATGCTGTTATCTTCTATAACTTCCGTCCAGACCGTGCTATTCAAATCTCTCGTGCTTTTACGAATAAAGATTTTCGTGATTTTGATCGTGGAGAAAATGCACCAAAAGACGTTCACTTCGTATGTTTAACACAATTTAGTGAAACAGTTGATGGGTATGTAGCATTCAAACCAGCTAATCTAGATAATACGTGTGGTGAAGTATTATCGCAAAATGGTTTGAAGCAGTTAAGAATTGCAGAAACTGAAAAATATCCTCACGTGACTTTCTTCTTTAGCGGAGGTCGCGAAGCAGAATTTCCTGGTGAAGAAAGAATTCTAATTGATTCGCCAAAAGTAGCAACATATGATTTAAAACCTGAAATGAGTGCATATGAAGTAACTGATGCACTTGTGAATGAAATCGAAGCAGACAAGCATGATGCAATTATTTTAAACTTTGCAAACCCAGATATGGTCGGTCATTCTGGTATGCTTGAACCTACAATTAAAGCAATTGAAGCAGTTGATGAATGTCTTGGACGTGTAATTGAGGCAATACAAGCTAAAGATGGTGTAGCGATTATCACAGCTGACCACGGTAATGCTGATGAGGTTATTACGTTAGAAGGAAATCCAATGACAGCACATACAACAAATCCGGTTCCAGTTATCGTAACTAAGGAAGGGATAGAGCTACGAAATGATGGGATTCTTGGTGACCTTTCACCAACGTTGCTTGATTTATTAAATGTAGAATTACCTGAAGAAATGACAGGACAATCATTAATTAAAAAATAA
- the eno gene encoding phosphopyruvate hydratase — translation MSLIVDVYAREVLDSRGNPTVEVEVFTDTGAFGRALVPSGASTGEYEAVELRDGDKERYLGKGVLKAVENVNDKIAESLIGYDVTDQTGIDDLLIELDGTENKGNFGANAILGVSLACAHAAAQSLGEPLYRYLGGFNAKTLPTPMMNIVNGGEHADNNVDIQEFMVMPVGAPTFREALRMGTEIFHSLKNVLKNKGYNTAVGDEGGFAPNLKSNEEALETIIEAIEAAGYKPGEEVKLAMDVASSELYEDGKYNLKGEGVVRTSEEMVNWYEELVNKYPIISIEDGLDENDWEGHKLLTERIGHKVQLVGDDLFVTNTKKLAQGIEQGIGNSILIKVNQIGTLTETFDAIEMAKRAGYTAVISHRSGETEDATIADIAVATNAGQIKTGAPSRTDRVAKYNQLLRIEDELEHLAQYASTNAFYNLK, via the coding sequence ATGTCTCTAATTGTTGATGTATATGCACGTGAAGTATTAGATTCACGCGGTAATCCAACGGTGGAAGTAGAAGTATTCACAGATACAGGTGCATTTGGTCGTGCACTAGTACCGAGTGGTGCATCTACTGGTGAATATGAAGCAGTAGAACTACGTGATGGTGATAAAGAACGTTATTTAGGAAAAGGTGTCTTAAAAGCAGTTGAGAACGTTAATGACAAGATTGCTGAATCTTTAATCGGATACGATGTAACTGACCAAACTGGTATCGATGATCTTCTTATCGAGCTTGATGGTACTGAAAATAAAGGAAACTTCGGTGCGAATGCAATCTTAGGTGTTTCTCTTGCTTGTGCACATGCAGCAGCTCAATCATTGGGAGAGCCATTATATCGTTACCTAGGTGGTTTCAATGCGAAAACTCTTCCAACACCAATGATGAATATCGTTAATGGTGGAGAGCACGCAGATAACAATGTAGATATTCAAGAATTTATGGTTATGCCTGTAGGTGCGCCAACTTTCCGTGAAGCACTACGCATGGGAACAGAAATCTTCCATAGCTTGAAAAATGTATTGAAAAACAAAGGTTATAACACTGCTGTTGGTGACGAGGGTGGTTTTGCGCCAAACTTGAAATCAAATGAAGAAGCTCTTGAAACGATCATCGAAGCAATTGAAGCAGCAGGTTATAAGCCTGGTGAAGAAGTAAAGCTTGCGATGGATGTAGCATCTTCTGAGCTTTACGAAGATGGTAAGTACAACTTAAAAGGCGAAGGTGTTGTTCGTACTTCTGAAGAAATGGTTAATTGGTATGAAGAGCTTGTTAACAAATACCCAATCATTTCAATTGAAGATGGATTAGATGAGAATGACTGGGAAGGTCATAAGCTTCTAACAGAGCGTATCGGACATAAAGTACAACTTGTTGGTGATGACTTGTTTGTAACGAACACGAAGAAACTTGCTCAAGGTATTGAACAAGGTATTGGAAATTCAATTTTAATTAAAGTTAACCAAATTGGAACCCTTACTGAAACGTTTGATGCTATTGAAATGGCAAAACGTGCAGGTTATACGGCTGTTATCTCTCACCGCTCTGGTGAAACAGAAGATGCTACGATTGCAGACATCGCAGTAGCAACAAATGCAGGACAAATTAAAACAGGTGCTCCGTCACGTACGGACCGTGTTGCGAAATACAATCAATTACTACGTATTGAAGATGAATTAGAACATTTAGCACAATACGCTAGCACAAACGCATTTTACAACTTAAAGTAA
- the secG gene encoding preprotein translocase subunit SecG, giving the protein MHAVAVTLLVIVSIALIVIVLLQSGKSSGLSGAISGGAEQLFGKQKARGIDAVLHRVTIVLAVLFFVLAIAVTYFDV; this is encoded by the coding sequence ATGCATGCAGTTGCAGTAACGTTATTAGTCATCGTCTCAATAGCATTAATTGTTATCGTTTTATTGCAATCTGGAAAGAGCTCAGGACTTTCAGGGGCTATTTCTGGTGGAGCTGAGCAATTATTCGGAAAGCAAAAAGCTCGTGGTATTGATGCTGTACTTCACCGTGTAACAATTGTATTAGCAGTATTGTTTTTTGTTTTAGCGATTGCGGTAACATACTTTGATGTATAA
- a CDS encoding alpha/beta hydrolase: MKVVAPKPFTFEAGRRAVLLLHGFTGNANDVRMLGRFLQTKGYTCHGPQYVGHGAPPEKLVQTVPEEWWKDVVEGYQYLKQQGYDEIAVAGLSLGGLFSLKLGYTEAVKGIVSMCAPMYIKSDEIMLQGIEQFAKEYKKREGKTATVIEEEMKLLEKAPQKLLHELQGLISEVRDNVDLIYNPLFVVQARKDEMINVDSANIIFEEAESDMKEIKWYEQSGHAITLDKEREQLHEDVYQFLEKLDWKE; the protein is encoded by the coding sequence ATGAAAGTAGTAGCACCAAAGCCTTTTACCTTTGAAGCGGGAAGAAGAGCCGTTTTACTTTTGCATGGATTCACGGGGAATGCAAATGATGTACGAATGTTAGGGCGTTTTCTTCAAACAAAAGGATATACATGTCACGGCCCTCAGTATGTAGGGCATGGCGCACCACCTGAAAAGCTGGTTCAGACAGTACCTGAAGAGTGGTGGAAAGACGTGGTGGAGGGTTATCAATATTTGAAACAGCAAGGTTATGATGAAATTGCTGTAGCTGGACTTTCATTAGGTGGGCTATTTTCCTTAAAGCTCGGTTACACTGAAGCTGTGAAAGGAATTGTGTCAATGTGTGCCCCTATGTATATTAAGAGTGACGAAATAATGTTGCAAGGAATCGAACAATTTGCTAAAGAATATAAGAAGAGAGAAGGCAAAACTGCAACAGTCATTGAAGAGGAAATGAAGCTGTTGGAGAAGGCTCCTCAGAAATTACTTCATGAACTTCAAGGCCTGATAAGCGAAGTACGAGATAATGTCGATTTAATCTATAATCCACTTTTCGTTGTACAAGCACGAAAGGATGAGATGATTAATGTGGATAGTGCAAATATCATTTTTGAGGAAGCGGAATCAGATATGAAAGAAATTAAATGGTATGAGCAGTCTGGACATGCCATTACGCTTGATAAAGAGCGTGAACAGCTACATGAAGATGTATATCAATTTTTAGAAAAATTAGATTGGAAAGAATGA